From Anastrepha obliqua isolate idAnaObli1 chromosome 3, idAnaObli1_1.0, whole genome shotgun sequence:
TCTCAGTTCCGATAGTAATATTGAGCTCAGTTCTACAATGAATGAGAACTCAGCAACTAAAAGTCATGATAGCATGAagatggaacaaacaaaaaatggggCAGAAAAAGACGATGACGGAGAACCAATCGCCACTAGGACCATGATGGAAGATGGATGGATGGATGTTGAACCTAGTATAAACAGTAATGTTTCTGATTTATTCAGATGGCCACGCCATATACGTCGAGGTGCACGTAATTACCGACATAGTGCACAAGACGATGGGAACGAAGAAGATGCCACTGGTAGGAATTCGTTCACCGTGGATGGCACTGAGGAGGAGCAAATGGTAAGTGAATTTAGAGAGGAAAGAGAGCCAAACGTATTGATATTGATACACGCCCTTAGCCGTTACTCTCGGACTTATCAACTCTAACCGAAAGAGAAGTAGGTCCTATTAATGTTGACACCTCGATACCAAACGAAAGTGCGAAtgtaagtaataataatattaagtatttcaaatttaaaaaattacatactgTTACTTTTATTTCAGTCTCCCGCAGCATCTTCTCCCAGCGTTAACAATGCACCATCTGCCAGCAGCAGCTCGCTTTTTAGCGATGAcgatgaagatgatgatgatgatgatgacgatgatgatgatgatgatgatattgatgtggatgatgatgatgatgatgagactGAAGATGAGGATGAGCATGACTCGGCTGACAATACCGAACATGCAAATGCACTAGCTGATGTAATGAGCAAACCTAAACCACAATATACTTGGAGTTCAACACATGAGCTAATGCGAAGAGAGCACGGACTGAGTGGCGATGGCCGCCGATCATTGGGTAGTGGTATGGCAACCGGTTTCAATGCGCGTTTTTACGCAGCACGACATGTTGTTGAACGTATGAAGATTTCTCATTGCTTAGTAAAGCATAGTGGCTGTgtaaattgtttgaattttaatcGTTCTGGCGACTTGCTCTGCTCTGGTTCGGACGATACCCGCATCATCATTTGGAACTGGCCACATAAAAGACCAAAATGCATATATAAATCTGGACATACTGAGAATATCTTTCAAACTAAATTCGTTAATAATGTAGGTGTTTTGGATATTGTCTCAGCCGGACGTGATGGGCAGGTACGACGTTCGATCATATCTTCATCCGGAGGAAAaccacacacatctttgctGTATCGTCATAATGGTTCCGTGCATAAGATTGTAATGAGCCCAAATAACCCTTTTGAAATTATCAGTGCTGGTGAGGATTCACATATACGTTGTAAAGATTTACGAACCGATGAGAGTGCCACGAGTCTCTGTAAAGTGGAGAGCAGCAAGAAGAAAAGGAAAATACGCCTTTTTAGCATTGATCATCATCCGCATGCCCCGGAGATCGTTGTGTGTGGTTGTGATAATTTTGTTCGAGTCTACGACAAGCGTAACATGGGTAAACCAGTTCATCAAATGTGCCCCGACCATTTGGTTAAGGTAAGTTAATGATCAAGAGAAATCACGAAAAATGTGATATACGATTTTAAGTAATTCGTACGACTCTCTGCAACTAATTTGAATCTCAGaggatttatataaatttatgtcgtttgctttattttattacaaatataatatctcCTAGGCCTCTACACCCCAAGTTACATGTGCTGTCTATAACAGTACTGGCAGTGAAGTGCTTGCCTCTTATAGTGATGACcacatttacttatttaataatAACGAGTACAATACCGGTGAATATCTGCATCGCTACCGCGGACATTAGTAAGTTGGGAAAATATGTTTGTTTATGGTTACCAAAATGCTCAAAGGCGCTGTGATCAAAATTTTGCACATATTTTACggagtaaacaaaaaacaaattatattgaaaaatacaattttgtattAAGTTTAAAGTCATTTTTTgtagttaattaaaattaaaaacttaaaattgttAGAAAGAGATTAAAAAACTTCGCTAGTTCGGACCTTTATGCATTTTGGTAAAGATTAACTTCCAATTGCACATTTACGCACTATCGATTGCACACTCATCGcatatttctattttctatttgaaaaaaaccAATAGTAACCACAAAACTATTAAGGGCGTAAACTTTTTTGGGCCTAATTCAGAGTACATCGTCAGTGGTAGTGATTGCGGTAACATCTTTTTTTGGGATAAAAACACTGAAGCAATTATTAATTTCCTCCCTGGTGATGTTATGGGTGTGGTAAGTATTGGAAAATACTTGGTTGTAATGCTTGCAAGTAGAAACAGATAATCTGTTAGTAGTCCAATAAATTCATTAGCTCAGCTCGGAAATGAAAACCTACAATTATATGGGTCCTAACTGAGAGTGCATAAAGAATAAGATCAAAATTGATCGAAACTAAAGGGACCGTTGTAAAAGAACACAACTAAACACATTAGACTTTAAGTGTTCAGGAAAATATCTCATTCTTCAGCAATCGGTAGTGTTTCACGGGTTCAAACTGCCATGTTGTTCTGTACTTAGGTTTTTACTTTCCTTGACACGGTTAAGTTATATTatatacttattattttttcaaatgaattcacaatttttttaaacttttactgTACGGCTTTCATAGCCCGTgaatgcgtttttatttttcaagctgAATTATGCAAAATAAGTTAAGTTAAGGAAATATGAAACGTGTGTGTATATTTTCAGGTAAATTGCTTAGAGCCACATCCAACGATTCCTGTCCTGGCTACATCTGGCCTCGATTCTAGCATAAAAATCTGGACACCAAGTAGTGAAGtggtatttaatttctttataacaaacacatatgccataatatatttcatattacaTTTGTAGTACCCTCCGGATTTGTCGAAACTCGAAGCGTGTGTTAGGCGTAATCTTAGACGCTCTGTATTTGGCGAAGGCCGAGAGTTTGATGATAGAGAATTTCACTATTTTATACGGCAATTTCTTCGCCGTCCTGCGCGACATGTTACCCATCTAACGGGTGATGATTCTGGTGAGCATCttagcagcagtagcagcagcgaCGCTGACAGTGATGATATAGATTGTCCACAAATGGATGGTATACAATGCCGCACACAATGAAACTGATATATACGGTGGCAAGATTACATTCATGAAAGTGGCAGAATAGTTGATGAATATTAACAatgattaatttaatattatattttcttttgtttatttaaatcgttGCCTACTCCTTTGTAATATTTGCGTACGATGACAAAAGGCATCTGCGAGGTTATTGCCCGTTAGGTCGAATTTAAAACATCGTGCCAAAAATTGATTGTTGGTTatcaaaatatacatatatatttcatgtaatatttgaattaaatattaaaaccattgaatataaaaattataataataaaaaatatgcaaaatacgaATGAGGGATAAACTAAACTAATCAGTTTTTTGGCATAGCAAAGCAGCGCTGCGCTTAACCCAATGCGAGGCTTTAAGTTTCGTTTTTAGTAGTATCGGAATTACATAGTTTGTGGAATGACCGGTTGTTGAAAGTATGCCTTTGCGTTCAGATGTTTTATATAAAGGACATTTGTAGCGTGTGGCTTCGACGAGTTTTACAATCTCCAAGGGCTGTAAAGAGAAATGAACAAAAAACCATTTAATCGAATTTAACTTGCGAAAGTACTAGGAATTAACTACCATAACATAACGTAGTAATGTGGCacatattttgtataattttatgcAATTATTACACAGGTTTTGCGAAAGTTCGAATAGTTTACCGAAAATATTATACCCCataatcaaaaagtaccgggaatgtttaaacgaaccgcgcacgtgggaaccgatCCATATTTGTTTCTTATGTTGGTGGCACTGTAAGACAATAAATCATATCATTTATCCTGTacgagatgctgtacgtcgcaaacggccggaaatgtgggcaaacaattcttggatttagcatgatgataacgcgctatcgcatcgagcccaaattgtcctggattatttgaccaaacaccaagtaaataccatcgtgcaagcaccgtattcacctgatatggccccgtgcgacttctttttgtttcccaagttgaaattAGCACTTCGTGAAAGTAGATTTCAGCCGATGGAGGAGATCGAAGATAATACGATGagggagctgaaggccatcccttcgtcggtctaccaggggtgcatggaggactgggttaaacgttggcccatgtgtgttgcttcagacgggccatattttgaaggacataaaataaatttgcctgaaatttaactctgttttgttttacttaaacaTTCCTGGTAATTTctgatcatagatattaaatataatttttgtcctCAGGCTTCTTAAGCAAAATTTAACagggatttttttgtttgttttaattttttgttttatattgtttttgtttgtttgtagtacttgtttttttgtagtattttttttttttgtaatatagtaaATTTGTTTTAGTACAATacattttgtgttgtttttagtaaattttttgtggcaatttttttagtaggaaattttttttttagtacagtTACGCTCCGCCTCTATCTAAGCACTTCATTTTAGACCAGAAATCTTAAGAAGGCCGAGGACGagggtttaatttaatttgagtaaACTTTCGCtgaacttgaaatattttaatttaatttgaaaaaggtTTTGTTTaatatgaaaacaatttaatttaaactaatactGCCATTGATACATCCCACTCATATACAACTATGAGCATTAGGGAGGATCCATTTTAAtggaatgcaattttttaattactgaaataaaaatgagGGTCTCTCCGGAAATGCATCATGACTTGCAGTATTTGTGCAACTTGGAATGCTACAGATTTGTTATACTTATGATGCAAATGTtgcatttatattttagttGCGTATGGAAGTGATTGAATATAATTAATAGTTGACTTTACATGCGGGACAagaagtgttaattttttttggatgtaTTCCAATTTTACAATACTCTGGATTAACTGTATACGTGTAAAAGTTTCAGTAGGTTCACTGTATATATTAGCCTCCAATATACCGCCTATTCgtatctccgtgcatgaacatcaaataataaaaaagttttttctaatagcggtcgcccctcggcaggcaatgcaagcctccgagtgtatttccgccataaAAAGGtcttataaaaaccattttccgttcggagtcggcttaaaagtgtaggtctctccatttgtggaaaaacatcagttaaaaaaaaaaaagaaaaggaaaacaacgtacacatatttaaaaaaacaaacacgaaTTTATCCGCTTGAATGTGTTTGTCACAAATATTCACTGATACACATGTAAACCATGCGCATGCGCAAAACGTACATTTGTTCCAAACGCATTGCGGAGATATGTATATAACGTTACTGCCAATATAGAAGTATTAAATATATGGTTTTAGGGCAAATATTATATGTCATAACCTAAATATATAATTTCGGCATGAATtgatctaattttatttattcttttgaaTGCCACTAGCAGTTTTAGAAACTTTTTTGTGTACAATTTCTATAAACTTTTATAACTTTGCTtagtttttcactttttgttgttgttggttagCAGTATCCTTATCCCTGTCAGTGTTATGTACATCAGCGGTCGTCTtcatctagctcatctaacggtaggcccaggaaactatctgtttcgacaggttgggtccagagagcgagaggggtgttagatgattGGATTTGAGGGGGAGTGTGAAAAGATGGTTAGTATCGCCCGCCCATCGGTACATGCTTCACATGCTTGACATATGcctggtatgtcggggtcaattctggatgtgtaggagtttaacccgctacagtatccagaaggTAATCGGGGttgctggagctcttcgtctgcttCGTCTGTTTGTTGTACTCCTTCACAGGGAGCATCTGTGCATCGTGGAGTAGGTGTagtggggacatcaggaggcaacccgtcgctgtccgaatggcagtgttttggcaagtcTGAAGCTTCCTCTACTGCGCATCACTAGtttcaggcgaccagacaggcgcagcgtaGTTTAAAACCGGTCGGGCAATTGCCTTAAATGCGATAGCGAAATTTCTTTGTCTTTCCCACAAATACTGCCAGCAAGCGATTTGAAGACCCTGtagcgattttggactttagtggcaataacAGTTGTGTGCACAGAGAAGAAGAGAAAACTGTCGAAGATAACTCCAATGATTTTTAGGTTGTTAACAGTCGTTATTGGTGAGTattggtaaagagggtcgccgtaaAATTCATGGGGGAAATTTATAGAGGAGGTAGTCGTTCACGTTGGCGCACAAGCCATCAATCATtcgtcattgcccgacgccactatcgtgcagtcgtcagcgtaggagaccagtgagactctctggtggctgggggagcttcgagatatagaagttgaaaagcaaggatGAAAGGACCCCACTCTGCGGCATTCCTTGCTTTTTCTTCCTCTGTTTAgagatttggtctcgaaataatATATTACCGACGGATGTCGACCACTCTgatagttcgcggaccacctcttcagccctggctgGAGCGTCGACTATAacatgtcatctagtagcgtagATAGGCTCTTTTAGGTCCAGCGCTGCTAGGACAGTCCCctctcaaaaaatttgttattaattcCAATAAGGGAATATTGAAAAATCTATATAAAGGGTTtaccaataacaggtgttacacgtgaatggattgcgctatcgagacatgattaacgatttttatggccggaattggttggtgttgatctggacaacgtttattttcaacaagacagcgctacaAGCTACGgtaaaagtttccggaccatgttatatatatatgatcaCAATTagtcaccgagatcttgtgatttaacaccttgtgacttttttctttggggccacatgAAAGAGAAGGCTTACGCCAATAGCCCATggtcaattcaagacctcaaaaatggaattcgtgaggctatcgaggacatggggctgccactttgcaattcggttatggaaaatttcatgaaaaggatattgtcccgtAAGCGTGGTCGTCATTTGActcatgttattttccactattagcggcataccttcctctttataatgaaataaacatccgatcatttatattaaaaaatagcatttttctttgaatataaaagtaacacctcttattaaaaaaccctttactatccAACGAGCAGTAAATACTCATTCcgatgacagtcggttctacgtaaccggagcaacccgaatttatatctggccaaggactgtcacttcagcagcattcctcgtacatgtatgtttatgctgctacaaaaacaagcactaattacacaggccaacaaccaaaaaactttttcgataattttaactaataactttgtaatttggtgtcctgattacgaaaaaaattattaaaaagttatatcacccatcaatttttcacattttacaattaagtaaaaataaagtttatgtaccaaaatgtaacggatatatttcacagtcctgcgagctacagtttctaaaacggctatgggtgtttcttgaaggttttttatattaaccgtaaaaatacttttaaaaaaggattttaaagctgaagagtagtactttgcgatgccgtcgtggaaaattaaaaaaaaaaactttaccttgctcaaaaaaaaaatttataaaatggccaaaatctgcattttttgattatttaacctcaaattgccaaaaatcctgacgtgctggagtattttcaaggtcatattcgttttcagcataaaaaaaccttcaaaaaacacccatagccgttttagaagctttaaaaaagcgagattttgcaggcctgtgttatttaGAAGAGATGGAAGGtccaaaagagacaaaaaataaCTATTATAAGAAATGTTTGAATTTCGAAAGCTGCTTCTTTCCCAGTTTTAATATCGAATCGAACCATTCGGTGTCATTTATCCGCAGCGAAACTCTTGGCAAAGCGAAAGCGCCAGATCACACTTTGAACACGTTcgaaatttaaatcaaaatagaATTAAGCTTCCACATGATAAACCATCGACTTTGTTTAGTTGTCCACATctataagtatacatacatacgtatataatcggcacataaattctttttttaggtattttggTTGAGCTTCTGCATTTTGCCGTACATTTTGTGGTGCCCTACATAAGGGGCCGAAggaaaatacactcagaggcgacagttattagaaaaaaaacgttCTGTCATCCATTCCATCAAGTTTACAGTCACGAGCATATTTACTCGTCTACTTACTTTAAGATAAATGACAGGCATCGAATAAATAAGAACTTTTGGTAGCTGTTcatcaataatattttctttcaaattccaTCGCGCACCTTCGAGGAAAAGTCCGTTTACATAAACACCATCTACTGGTGGCGATTTCATGCTGAAAAATATACACTTATATTATAAACTTATGTTCATTATGAATTACATTTACTACGAATACTATTTACCTATCCTCATATAGCACATCAAAGTCGAACGTTAATGTATCAATAGGAGTTTTGTATTTACGAGCGAAATTCTGCATAGCTCCAGTAAGAAAGGcttgagtgaagaaaaaaccaGATAACCAAAACGTCGGTGGCTTGCCGTGCATATACCTATTAAGAGGAAATTATGACGGTAGAGACTTTCATAAATGTTTTGTTTGATTAGAGGCTAACCAATTGTGAAGCCAATCGAGGCGTTTATATAAATCTTGGATGTAGGAAGCCAGCGTCTTTAGACTGGGATATGATTTAGACAACCATTTAGCAGGTATGCGGTTCAATTTAATAGCACTGAGCACATTCTCTAATTCGGGTGTCATCACAACAATTCCTTTTACGGCCATATCGAGGTCACGGCACGAGGCGCGTATTTCTTTTTGCAATTTCAAAAAACGCTCCATTTCCTGTACTAATACCGTATTCATAGACTCATTGTAATTAACCGGATACTTGACTTTAGCGCTATCGATATCCATGTCGGCTGGCATTGATTTTGCGATATGTGCAATGGTTTGTAATAATGTTTCGTCCATACTCTGTGCACCGGCACCTGTCGAAGCCATTTCACTACCAAAAATCGCAATCATTGAGTCAAGTAGGATTTTTGTCGTTTGGAGATCACGAGTTATGCCAGAATTGCCATGAAGTCCGTAAACTTCAGGTGCAGCTAACGATGGATAGTTTTCGTC
This genomic window contains:
- the LOC129240223 gene encoding DDB1- and CUL4-associated factor 8 encodes the protein MDKQEQLSDAKEMSCNKRTSAVGCADDGKEIAMETMEIRLTAAVTEQTDDNFSESDSRSTPTKNDKSSSDSGVCVNMEERSTSNKVDIDTKEMNAMEIASSIDQISSPLLSSDSNIELSSTMNENSATKSHDSMKMEQTKNGAEKDDDGEPIATRTMMEDGWMDVEPSINSNVSDLFRWPRHIRRGARNYRHSAQDDGNEEDATGRNSFTVDGTEEEQMPLLSDLSTLTEREVGPINVDTSIPNESANSPAASSPSVNNAPSASSSSLFSDDDEDDDDDDDDDDDDDDIDVDDDDDDETEDEDEHDSADNTEHANALADVMSKPKPQYTWSSTHELMRREHGLSGDGRRSLGSGMATGFNARFYAARHVVERMKISHCLVKHSGCVNCLNFNRSGDLLCSGSDDTRIIIWNWPHKRPKCIYKSGHTENIFQTKFVNNVGVLDIVSAGRDGQVRRSIISSSGGKPHTSLLYRHNGSVHKIVMSPNNPFEIISAGEDSHIRCKDLRTDESATSLCKVESSKKKRKIRLFSIDHHPHAPEIVVCGCDNFVRVYDKRNMGKPVHQMCPDHLVKASTPQVTCAVYNSTGSEVLASYSDDHIYLFNNNEYNTGEYLHRYRGHYNHKTIKGVNFFGPNSEYIVSGSDCGNIFFWDKNTEAIINFLPGDVMGVVNCLEPHPTIPVLATSGLDSSIKIWTPSSEVYPPDLSKLEACVRRNLRRSVFGEGREFDDREFHYFIRQFLRRPARHVTHLTGDDSGEHLSSSSSSDADSDDIDCPQMDGIQCRTQ